The Chrysemys picta bellii isolate R12L10 chromosome 10, ASM1138683v2, whole genome shotgun sequence genome segment ATCACCCTGTTGATGGCTTTAAATCACAGATCAACAATCGAGTATTTCCCCCTCCTTCCGAAGTGTACGAGCACTTGCTAAACACGTCCTGCCCACGGAAGTGAGCAGAAGGGCCCAGTGGTTCGTACGAGGTGAACAAAATGCAGCACGAAAGATTCTTTACCGCTGGGATTCCGATGTAGCCTGGAAAGGCCTCTCATTTTTGACAAAGTTGACACTTAGGTCTTTTCCTCCCCAGCACTGTGCTTTGAATTACCATCAAAAGGCCACACACACAACtccacaacaaacaaacaaaacgccCGGATGCTGCGCAGAAACCTGGGCAATGGACATTGTTAACTCAAGCTTTAAAGCAGAGAGTTCAGAAAGTACATAATGGGCCCTTCACTTCCTTTGTAGGCAGAGCCAGATCCTgctgccattaaagtcaatggggggGCGGTGCTGGCTTCAATGGCTGGAGGATCGGGCCCATCATTTGTATTGCTTATTGACAttttattgggggaggggaacctGCGGTTCCTACTCACAGGAGTAATCGCTACTATTGGCACGAATAAATGGTTGAGGAACAAGCCCTTTACCTTTGACCGTGGGAACCTGTTTGAGTGGCTTTGCTCAGATACTTGCAAACACTGGAAAGGGTAGCCTGTAGGTGTAAGAGGATTCCATCAAAGCCAGTACACGAGGCTCTGCCGGTCGCATTGTTCAGCTAATTAAAATACACTTGGAAAGGAAGAGAGCAAACGTATGCCTCAGCCGAGTCCTGGCCCCATTTACATTGCAAAAGCCTACACCGTTATTTTGTTATTGCAAATATAGATTCTAGGACTTtcacaagaacaatttttaattcGCCGTTGACAAGCAGGGGGAGTTTGTTTAGTGCTGAATAGGAAGGGAACGCAATCCTTTTGAAAGAAAGCTAAGTAGTTTCACGCCACCAAAGTGGCAGAATTGGTAAGGAATGTCTGGTGGGACAAAGCCCCCGGTGCACGTAGCGCCCCAGTTCCCAGAGGCTGCAAGATCGCTTTAGTAAACTCCAAATCTGGAATTAAAACAAACAGCTAAACCGAAATCCAGGagcttcctcttccctcccctcccagccccctgtaaGCAAAGAGAgacacaacttaaaaaaaaaaaaaactgcgccAGGCTTAGCTAAAATGCATGCACAACCATCAGCCTGGAGTTGACTTTCCAAACGGGGGAAGCTTGTTTAGAGCCTGGGATTGTGTTTAGCAACCTAGGAAACCCTAAGAAGCCGGTacttctcttcccccatccccacttgTCCCCACTGTTTTGTAAATATTAACAAGGTTGTGTGAGCTATTCTCTCGCAGTGTggacttttctctttttttattctaGGGAAAGTTCTTCgcttcccccaccctttctctgCAAGCAACACACCTGCCTGCAAACAGAAGGTTTCAAAATCAATATTGTATTTGTCACTTTTCTGTCTCCTTTTTCTCTCTCAACAGCCCTGCTTGCCACTGAAGCGAATTGTGGATTTATGGAGGAAAATTAGCATAAATTATTACCAAATCGGGAAACGTGTGTGGTCCTGCTTGTGGGAAAGGAGGCTATTGCGAACCTTCCATGCAGAAAGGTGGTCCAGGGTGGGCTTCATGGAAACAGTGAATGGCTATTGCACGAAATAGATTTCCATTGGGTTTGCACATTGATATAATTGACTTATGTGTATTTTATACAGTTTTCCCAACACTTCCCCTCCGCTCCTTATTTGAATTAGGCTTCAAAAAAGCgtctgtttgttttggttttccgCACAATGGGCATTGATTCACTTTGCAAGCAGCCCCTCtcgccctcctcccccttccccaatgTTGGTTTTAAACGAGAAACGCACACCCTGTAAATTACAATTAAATCCTtcattttggggcggggggggcgcgggCGTCTCTTCCAAGACTAGCATTTGTTTGACACTGAACATGGGACAAAACTTCTGTATTAATTAAGGAGATCACTCGCCTACCCCTTACCTCTTCTCCTGTGAGATCCCTTTACCCTTAAAAAAATCGGGCCACTCAAAAACACACATCGTTTGTACTCGGAGCAACACGTGATAGCAGAAATCGATTTTTCTGGATCTTTATAGGTTTATGGGGAAAAAGGGATCGGGCAAAAATATTTGTCCCCCTTTGGATTCGTGTTTTTAATTAGTCCGATGTTTCCTCGGAGTAATGATTTTGACAGTGTTCCTCTGGGACAAAACCAAACCGTGGATTGTAataagaagaataaaaaaatggttttggaaactagggggaaggggaagacagGAATTCTCCTTGGTTGTCCCAAGGGGCTAGAGGAGGAGTTTTGGCTCATTTCACAGGGCAGTTTCTCCGAAACTCTAGCGAACATTTATCATTACATCTCCTCCCACTCCAAAAAAAGTTTGGAGCTTGggagtctctcccccccccccccccccgcaatttaAAGGAGCCATTGAAGAGCTCATAGTTTGTTAATGAAACAAGACGGGTTAAGTGTTGAGAACACTAAGAATATTGACTCTGAACAGCCCGTCCCCGAGTTCTGCACAAAGAGTCTTCTGTAGGGAGGATAGGACAGCTGGCTTTGTTTTAAAGTAAGGAAATATTACACTCCTTGGACCCCTAGAAATACAACTAGTTTTACATTATTCTCTCGTCGGCTTCCAGAGAAGGGAACTCGTCCAGCCCGACTTGAACTGGGGGAAGCACAAACTTAAACGCTTTGCGTCCAGTTGTAGCATGAAATGAGCGTTCAACAACTCTTGCAAGTATTCAGGGAGGCTTGCTCGGCGGTAACTTTCCACCGGTCTCAGGATTAGTCATTCCCATGTAGTAAAGAGCATCTCTCAGCAGATCGCAGCGTGCAGACAGACGGACAGCaggcgctccccctcccccctcacttaTTTTTGCTGAATTAAGAAGgtgacatttttcttttcttcaagtACTTCTGTTAATATTGAAAAACGTGTGCTTGCATCTCAAGCGGGCGCGCTCAGACTCTGCAACCATTTCAATATTAATGACATTGTTTAATCTCCTAAATTCCTCGTGTTTAAGTTACGTTTTGGTGAGTTATTGACCAGCTCCGAAATAtgtgtgtgtgatgtgtgtgTTTTACACCACAAAGGATCTTTCTCACATAGCCCATGGCTTGCACCTACTGTGTCCATCTTTTATCATTGCTCAGAGGTGACATACATTATATACAACTTCCTTAACATATGACAGGCGCCTAGACATTCttttgggcctgatcttgcagcATTAATGTCCTGAGTTCACCCGTGGACTTCAATGCAACTGCATATCTGAGTACAGTTTCCAGGATCGGGCCCTTAATAGACGGGACCATGCAACATACTGTAACGTAATTATTAAGATTTGGATaacacattgtgtgtgtgtgtgaatatatacATCCACATACAACTTGTGTGTATAAACATAGACACGCACAATGCACACAGACATCAGCACATTATTTATCTCTAAATGCACGTTTCCATTACAGAACGCTTCGAGTTGTGCTAGCTTGGAGATTAAACCATATTTAACATGTTAACAAGGTAGAGGGGATAAATAATCCAATTCTTAAACAGTCCTGCATACATTGGTGTGAAGGATGTTTGCCTGGTTAGGACAGGAACTATGATTAAACATTGTTTTTACAGTCACAGCTGTTACTGGTATCGCCTGGGATCCAGTAAAATTGCCACAGGTCTGAAATCAAACTGAGAGGCAATTTACATAAATCAGACTCTCCGATATCTAAAATAACCCATGGTGTTTTCTTTTCAATATGACCACAACTTTGTTAAGACCAAAACGTTGGTGGTAACAAAACAAACACTCCTTTTTAAATTTCAGGGAATAATGAAAACTTCGACATGTTTGTTGAGTCGGACCCCAACACTGCATTTTCATCAGCCTTTAAGAAACCAGGCTTGGGCTCCGTTTGACTTGGCAAAGAGAAAGTCTCTCGTTAAAGGAAAAAGCCTTGCCTTGAGTTAGCCAACAATACAAATCAGATAACAATGCAGAACAAACAGAATACCCCAGCCAAGCAATTTCCATGTCAAACATCCCACTGCTCAGCAGCTCCATTTGTAAGTGTGAATTGCAGACTAAGCTCCCTGGCAAAGTCCACAGAAAGGTTAGTGCATACCTTCGCACGCACACTGTTACCGGGTGCCATCACACTTCAATTCCGGTGGCTGAGCCTTTTCACCCCTCGCCTTGTCTTCAAATGGAAATGATTCCTATTGGCCCAAGGTGTCCATGTAAATAGGTGTAAATGAAACCAGATTATGCCTTTCTTTcagcccaccctcctccctctctccctcctcccaaggCGATTGTCATATGATAGCAAAGAAGTGGCACATTAATGAAGCGCCTCTACAGGGGTCTTTTCTGCTCATGTCACCACATAAAACTATCAGATGGTTAGAGGAAGGACATGGAGGCAAGTACTTAGCTCATCTCGGCTGCAGAGAAGCCAGCGAGCCCCTGCTCCGTTTCAGTTGCCGCTGGGGGTGAAATAACCCGATCCCTGATTCCGCCTTCcgaggagaagggaggggagcgAGAGGATTCCCACAGACCAGCCAGCTCCCTGCCGCCTCGGACTAAAACTAAGCGGAGCGGCCGGAAAGGGAGAGTGAGAACCAGGAGGAATCGGGCAAGGAGACCAGACTCGCAGCTGCATCCCGGATGCGGACTGTCAACTTCCAGCAACTTTAAGGTGGGCATTGCTGGCAGGGAgggtcccctcccagccccttctctgccctgctccaggggggtcccctcccagccccttccctgccctgcgCCGGGCGGTGGGGTCCCCAGCCTTTCTCTGCCCTGCTGCAAGGGGGTCCCCAGCCGGCAGAGAAACAGCTGAAGTAACTTGGCGGCTGAGCGCGGTGGCTAGCTCGGGAGAGGGGGCGGATCGCTTTCCCTCCGGGGGCTGGAGGGGTTTGGGTGTTTTTACCCCTGAGAGATCAACTCCGATCTGTCTCTTATTAGTGCCTCACAcgcctgcccttcccctcccttctccccccgcacacacacacacacaggccagcTTTAAAGCGTAGCCCGCCTCCCCCCTGCCTTACCCCCGCTCGCCCCTCCGCAGATCTCGGCGGGTCCCCAGCGAAGATGCCTCGCCCGGGCAGGAACACGTACAGCGACCAGAAGCCGCCCTACTCCTACATCTCGCTGACGGCCATGGCCATCCAGAGCTCGCCGGAGAAGATGCTGCCCCTGAGCGAGATCTACAAGTTCATCATGGACCGCTTCCCCTACTACCGGGAGAACACGCAGCGCTGGCAGAACTCCCTGCGCCACAACCTCTCCTTCAACGACTGCTTCATCAAGATCCCGCGCCGGCCCGACCAGCCGGGCAAGGGCAGCTTCTGGGCGCTGCACCCGAGCTGCGGGGACATGTTCGAGAACGGCAGCTTCCTGCGGCGCCGCAAGCGCTTCAAGGTGCTCAAGTCCGACCACCTGGCCCCCAGCAAGCCCGCGGACGCCGCCCAGTACCTGCAGCAGCAGGCCAAGCTGCGGCTCAGCGCCCTGGCGGCCGGCGGCACCCACCTGCCGCAGATGTCCGGCTACAGCCTGGGGGTCTCCCAGCCCTCCGGCTTCAAGCACCCCTTCGCCATCGAGAACATCATCGCCCGCGAGTACAAGATGCCGGGCGGGCTGGCCTTCTCCGCCATGCAGCCCATGCCGGCCGCCTACCCGCTCCCCAACCAGTTGACTACGGTGGGCAGCTCCATTGGCACCGGCTGGCCCCACATGTACAGCCCCGGCATGATAGACACGGCCACCCCCATCTCCATGGCCAGCAGCGATTACAGTGCCTACGGGGTGCCCCTCAAGCCCCTGTGCCACGGGGGCCAGACTTTGCCAGCCATCCCGGTGCCCATCAAACCCACCCCGGCGGCGGTGCCGGCCCTGCCGGCCCTGCCAGCGCCCATCCCCACCATCCTCTCGAACTCGCCCCCCTCGCTCAGCCCGACCTCGTCCCAGACAGCCACCAGCCAAAGCAGCCCCGCGACGCCCAGCGAGACCCTGACCAGCCCCGCCTCGGCCCTGCACTCGGTAGCCGTGCACTGACACGGCCAGCCCGGCCTGGACACTCCGCCCGCGGCTCGCTCCCAACTTTCCTCGGCGTTTTCTTGCTCCTCGAGAGGAGAGAAAACTCCCGGCGGGAACACTTGAGGTTTGCTATTCCTGTGAGCGGTCTTCGCTTTGCCTTTCTGGCGTACCCTTGTTTAATGGCTCGAGCCCCTGTCGGTTTGGGGGTTGTTCCTTAACTTAGTTTTAAACACTCGAAAAGTGtctagccccctcccccccgccaccccgtGTGTGTATAAAGTGCCATTTGCATCACTAAGTTTCCAAAGGTACTTAAGGCACCTTCCTCCCCCGAAATGAGTGCTGGAGAGTTAGACAACCCTGTCACACTTTGCCCGTTTTCCTTCCTTTGTCTGGGAAGAGCAACGTTCTTCCACCCGACCTGTCTTTAAAACCATCAACAGTTTGAAGTGGTTGCAGATGGCTTCGTGAAAACAATTAATGTTTCCAGTTTCCAAGTGACAAATCAGCTGGATTTTGGAAACACTTAAGTTTcgtttcaaatttatttttttacacaGAGTTTAAAGATTGCAGGATCTACACGAACCCCTCgtgaattactttttaaaatgaaacatgtaCTATTATAGATCTATCTATCTCATCTCCATACATATCACAGCACTACAATAAAAGTATTAAACAGGTCCCCATAACTTGAGAGCCAGCCAGTTACCATCCTATGACTGAAAAGTTCCATTGGCTTCCGAATAGTTTGTTTTGGGGAAGTTACACAGTGGATACAGATTTGTATACAATAATGTGTATTAAGTACAAAAGGACAGGAAACCATGCAAATGGCAAGACATCCGTTCACACTGAAAACGTATATTGTTTACAAAACTCCTGCTCTAATGTAAATACTGAACTTCAATCTGTCCTGTGAATCAAATGAGGTCCTCTTTTGCAGTACCTGTTGTCATGTGGTTGTTTAATTTtcaggtggaaggggagggggagttaatTTGTCTGTTAACCTTCTGATTACTTcgattttttaaaagctatttatttatgatttaagaaaataatttaaaaaaaatccactaccAAGCAGACAACCTAAGGTAGCTTATGTAAAGCTGCTCAAGTCACTGGTGAAGTGTAGGGAAGTACCACAACAGGTTCAGACTATGGGAGGTATTCCTGTTTTCTGCTGGAACTTTTCAGACAAGCTGAGCGCGGACTGGGGAACACTGTAAATGTCTGTGAATAGGAATGATTATCAAATGTGTAACATGCACTTTTGTTTGCTATATTCCTTTCTAGTTTTAGGTAGTTTGCTGGAAACCGAACTGTTGTGAACTGCTTAAgttaagacaaaaacaaaacGTTGTAGTGTTCAGCGCAGCTGTAAAGAAATTCCTTTTTAACTCTTTCCCTTGTACAGAATGAGCATGACATTTAAATATTGATGTTCTTGTTACCAGCATGCGTGTTTTaagacaaaagtaaaaaaaaaagaaaaaaagaaaaagaaagtgtcTATGTTAAATTATGAACCTAGTCGTCCAAATACtattttctcattaaaatatgtaaattCAGATTTACTTTCTTATTCGTCTATTTGAAGAGTTTGTACCAGGAAAATAAGAATATTAATTTAGGGGGAAATACAATATTTCAATTTTTAGATTATCTACATACATTTTTCATAGGAGGAAGAGAATTATCTATAAATATAATTGTTTAATAAAATACAGTAGCTTTCTACGTAAGATGGTCATTCTCACATGACTACCAAATGGAAATCAAGCTACAGTTCATAGACTACATTAGTATATATAACATATGTAATATATATAAcgtgtgtacacatacacatatgtgcACTTTTCATAcctatatatgtgtgtgcatTATATAcctatatatttgtgtgtgtgtgtgtatgcacgcaCACAATACACACGCATAAATACTTTTTCTTGG includes the following:
- the FOXB1 gene encoding forkhead box protein B1, with the protein product MPRPGRNTYSDQKPPYSYISLTAMAIQSSPEKMLPLSEIYKFIMDRFPYYRENTQRWQNSLRHNLSFNDCFIKIPRRPDQPGKGSFWALHPSCGDMFENGSFLRRRKRFKVLKSDHLAPSKPADAAQYLQQQAKLRLSALAAGGTHLPQMSGYSLGVSQPSGFKHPFAIENIIAREYKMPGGLAFSAMQPMPAAYPLPNQLTTVGSSIGTGWPHMYSPGMIDTATPISMASSDYSAYGVPLKPLCHGGQTLPAIPVPIKPTPAAVPALPALPAPIPTILSNSPPSLSPTSSQTATSQSSPATPSETLTSPASALHSVAVH